The following proteins come from a genomic window of Frankia casuarinae:
- a CDS encoding 3-hydroxyacyl-CoA dehydrogenase family protein encodes MDIQLNGTKVGVVGLGTMGAGIAEVMARAGIEVVGVELNDETLARGLDRIRHSTDRAMSRGKLTKVERDALLARIQAGTGIEAVADCQLVIEAIPERIEKKLGLFAELDRLCPPETIFTTNTSSLPIITLAVATSRPSRVVGTHWSNPAPVMGLVEIIHTAVTDPSVLEDVGTLVAKVGKTAVVAGDRAGFIVTALLFGYLNSAVRMLEACYATREDIDAAMRFGCGHPMGPLALLDLIGLDSAYEILDSIYHTSRDHLHAPAPLLKQLVTAGMLGRKTGRGFYTYAAPYSSEIVDMVEPPQLGFFAVPGRPVHTIGVVGTGTMASGIIEVCAHHGYKVVFRARSEKKIAAVRTKIERSLDKAVERGKISSDERTSTLARVRASTDLSVLAECDLIIEAVVEDLDVKRALFAELDTVARPGAVLATTTSSLPVIECATATSRPQDVVGMHWFNPAKKMRLVEIVPTIVTADDVTATVFDVARTAGKYPVRCADRAGFIVNTLLFPYLNDAVKMLESHYVDIDVIDTAMKVACAHPMGPFELADVIGLDVTLAIQRALYREFREPGYTPTLLLEDLVRSGCLGYKTGRGFRVY; translated from the coding sequence ATGGATATCCAGCTCAACGGCACGAAGGTCGGAGTTGTCGGGCTCGGCACGATGGGCGCCGGCATCGCCGAGGTAATGGCGCGCGCCGGCATCGAGGTGGTCGGCGTCGAGCTCAACGACGAGACGCTGGCCCGTGGGCTCGATCGGATCCGGCACTCCACGGACCGGGCGATGAGCCGCGGCAAGTTGACCAAGGTCGAGCGGGACGCCCTGCTCGCCCGTATCCAGGCCGGAACCGGGATCGAGGCCGTGGCCGACTGCCAGCTGGTCATCGAGGCGATTCCCGAGCGGATCGAGAAGAAGCTCGGGCTCTTCGCCGAGCTGGACAGGCTGTGTCCGCCAGAGACGATCTTTACGACGAACACCAGCTCCCTGCCAATCATCACGTTGGCCGTCGCTACCTCACGCCCCTCCCGGGTTGTCGGGACCCACTGGTCCAACCCCGCACCGGTCATGGGCCTGGTCGAGATCATCCATACTGCGGTCACCGACCCGTCTGTACTGGAGGATGTCGGGACGCTCGTCGCGAAGGTCGGAAAGACCGCGGTGGTCGCCGGGGACCGGGCGGGTTTCATCGTGACCGCCCTGCTGTTCGGGTACCTTAACAGCGCTGTCCGGATGCTGGAGGCGTGCTACGCCACCCGTGAGGACATCGACGCCGCCATGCGGTTCGGCTGCGGTCACCCGATGGGCCCATTGGCACTGCTCGATCTGATCGGTCTCGACTCCGCGTACGAGATTCTCGACTCGATCTATCACACCTCCCGCGACCACCTGCACGCACCGGCCCCGCTGCTCAAGCAGCTAGTGACCGCCGGCATGCTCGGCCGCAAGACCGGGCGGGGTTTCTACACCTATGCCGCCCCTTACTCCTCCGAGATCGTCGACATGGTCGAACCACCCCAACTCGGCTTCTTCGCGGTCCCAGGACGGCCGGTGCACACGATCGGCGTGGTCGGCACCGGCACCATGGCCAGCGGAATCATCGAGGTCTGTGCCCACCATGGCTACAAGGTGGTGTTCCGTGCACGGAGCGAGAAGAAAATCGCCGCTGTCCGGACGAAGATCGAGCGGTCACTGGACAAAGCGGTCGAACGGGGAAAGATCTCATCGGACGAGCGTACTTCGACACTGGCACGGGTTCGAGCTTCGACCGATCTGTCCGTCCTCGCCGAGTGTGACCTCATCATCGAAGCGGTCGTTGAGGACTTGGACGTCAAACGGGCGCTGTTCGCTGAACTCGACACGGTTGCACGCCCGGGAGCGGTCCTCGCGACGACCACGTCCTCGCTGCCAGTGATCGAGTGTGCCACCGCCACGTCCCGCCCGCAGGATGTGGTCGGTATGCACTGGTTCAACCCAGCGAAGAAGATGCGCCTGGTCGAGATCGTGCCGACCATCGTAACCGCGGACGACGTGACCGCGACTGTCTTCGACGTGGCCAGGACGGCGGGCAAGTACCCGGTCCGGTGTGCCGACCGCGCCGGCTTCATCGTCAACACCCTACTGTTCCCATATCTCAATGACGCGGTGAAGATGCTGGAGTCCCATTACGTGGATATCGATGTGATCGATACAGCCATGAAGGTCGCCTGCGCACACCCGATGGGGCCGTTCGAACTCGCCGATGTCATCGGCCTGGACGTGACACTCGCCATCCAGCGCGCCCTGTACCGGGAGTTCCGCGAACCCGGGTACACCCCGACGCTCCTGCTGGAAGACCTCGTCAGGTCCGGATGTCTGGGGTACAAGACCGGG
- a CDS encoding group II intron maturase-specific domain-containing protein encodes MTGYAQRSSPDRVLTRPDRPALRIIQRCSLGSPISPVLANLFMHYAFDAWLARTYPGVAFERYADDAIVHCDSRSRARHVLAALDDRMGQVGLRPHPTKTRIVYCKDSNRRGSHEHTSFTFLGYTFRARKARSRHGKFFTNFLPAISKEAQKKVSGQVRRWRLHLRTGHTLDELARKINPIVRGWAQYYGAFYRSALLPLLQRINAYLVRWLRKKYKRLRPFHKALACWQRITRQRPGLFAHWAWTSNAWR; translated from the coding sequence TTGACAGGTTATGCGCAGCGCTCAAGCCCCGATCGGGTCCTCACCAGGCCCGACAGGCCAGCACTGCGCATAATCCAGCGCTGCTCATTAGGCTCTCCGATCTCACCCGTGCTGGCGAACCTGTTCATGCACTACGCGTTCGACGCGTGGCTGGCCCGGACCTACCCGGGCGTCGCGTTCGAGCGCTACGCCGACGACGCGATCGTGCACTGCGACAGCAGGAGTCGGGCTCGCCACGTGCTGGCCGCGCTCGACGACAGGATGGGACAGGTCGGACTGCGACCGCACCCGACCAAGACCAGGATCGTGTACTGCAAGGACAGCAACCGGCGCGGCTCCCATGAGCACACGTCGTTCACGTTCCTCGGCTACACCTTCCGCGCCCGCAAGGCACGCAGCAGGCACGGGAAGTTCTTCACGAACTTCCTGCCCGCGATCAGCAAGGAAGCCCAGAAGAAGGTCAGCGGGCAGGTCCGCCGATGGCGGCTACACCTGCGGACCGGCCACACCCTCGACGAGCTGGCACGAAAGATCAACCCGATCGTGCGCGGCTGGGCGCAGTACTACGGGGCGTTCTACCGCTCCGCGCTGCTTCCCCTCCTACAGCGCATCAACGCCTACCTGGTGCGTTGGCTCCGCAAGAAGTACAAACGGCTGAGACCGTTCCATAAGGCCCTGGCCTGCTGGCAACGCATCACCCGCCAACGCCCCGGGCTCTTCGCCCACTGGGCATGGACGTCCAACGCCTGGCGATGA
- a CDS encoding flavodoxin family protein — translation MRALVVYESMFGNTRVIADAVAIGLSTWLDVGLVEVGTADPALNDDVRLLIVGGPTHAFEMSRPETRHDATRRTEGNVVSPGIGIREWLEALPRQPSGSPEGTPLTGAATFDTKVRHPRPAGSAAAGAARCLHRLGFSLLDRPRSFYVDGPPGPLVAGEPERARRWAESLGWMVPASAKGNALS, via the coding sequence ATGCGCGCCCTCGTCGTGTATGAATCGATGTTCGGCAACACCAGGGTGATCGCGGACGCCGTCGCGATCGGCCTGTCGACGTGGTTGGACGTCGGACTCGTAGAGGTCGGCACCGCGGACCCGGCCCTGAACGACGATGTCAGGCTCCTCATCGTCGGCGGGCCCACCCATGCGTTCGAGATGAGTCGGCCCGAGACCCGGCACGACGCCACCAGGCGGACCGAGGGCAATGTCGTGTCGCCGGGGATCGGGATCCGGGAGTGGCTCGAGGCACTGCCCAGGCAACCGAGTGGGTCGCCCGAGGGGACGCCGCTCACCGGAGCGGCCACGTTCGACACGAAGGTCCGTCACCCCCGTCCCGCGGGTTCGGCCGCGGCCGGTGCGGCAAGGTGCCTGCACCGTCTCGGCTTCTCCCTCCTCGACCGTCCACGGAGCTTCTACGTCGACGGCCCGCCGGGCCCCCTGGTGGCCGGCGAACCCGAACGTGCCCGCCGCTGGGCCGAAAGCCTCGGATGGATGGTCCCTGCCTCGGCGAAGGGTAACGCGCTTTCCTGA
- a CDS encoding SAM-dependent methyltransferase: MEELPEWAAGIDVNRPSAARMYDYALGGSHNFAVDREATRAAIEILPDALLIARSNRLFLHRAVRFLAAEAGITQFLDLGSGVPTVGNVHEIAEGVNPEARVVYVDIDPVAVIHSRMLLADNPRATVLQADVRQPASILGSSAVAELLDLSQPIAVLMVTVLHFVPDSDDPAGVIDSFREATAPGSYLAISHVIADERAVGINQAGKVYDETPTGVTPRSRAEIAGLLRGYELVDPGLVYLPAWRPDAASMGADPLADNPVRSTILAAVGRR; encoded by the coding sequence ATGGAGGAGTTGCCCGAGTGGGCCGCGGGGATCGATGTCAATCGCCCGAGCGCCGCACGGATGTACGACTACGCGCTCGGCGGATCGCACAATTTCGCGGTGGACCGGGAGGCGACGCGCGCCGCCATCGAGATCCTCCCGGACGCCCTGCTGATCGCCAGATCGAACCGGTTGTTCCTGCACCGGGCGGTGCGCTTCCTCGCTGCCGAGGCCGGGATCACACAGTTTCTGGATCTCGGCTCCGGGGTGCCGACGGTCGGTAACGTCCATGAGATCGCCGAAGGGGTGAATCCGGAGGCCCGGGTCGTCTATGTCGACATCGACCCGGTCGCCGTCATCCACTCCCGGATGCTGCTGGCCGACAATCCGCGGGCCACGGTGCTCCAGGCGGATGTTCGGCAGCCCGCGTCGATCCTCGGCTCCAGCGCGGTGGCCGAGCTGCTCGATCTTTCTCAACCGATCGCCGTGCTCATGGTGACGGTTCTGCATTTCGTCCCCGACAGCGATGACCCGGCTGGCGTCATCGATTCCTTCCGGGAGGCGACGGCGCCGGGCAGCTACCTGGCCATCTCGCATGTGATCGCGGACGAGCGGGCCGTAGGGATCAACCAGGCCGGCAAGGTCTACGACGAGACCCCTACCGGGGTGACCCCGCGTTCCCGTGCGGAGATCGCCGGTCTGCTCCGCGGATACGAGCTCGTTGACCCGGGCCTGGTCTACCTGCCGGCCTGGCGCCCGGACGCGGCGAGCATGGGCGCCGATCCCCTCGCGGACAACCCGGTGCGTTCCACGATACTTGCCGCGGTCGGGCGCCGGTAG
- a CDS encoding putative bifunctional diguanylate cyclase/phosphodiesterase, giving the protein MRSLPQTARQQGVARFAQAWAREILGASYPAIGLIDVEQRLRALSDRLVDALLAEPFTADPAAAVGAAVVEYTFGAADALAGTIEICGTRLLTDLRLGTADGYGARLAALQGGLAQGYAHALRERILAGQDSIHRAALHASDARFRMIFTGSAIGILINDGGGRIIDANDAFLRMLGVGPGQVQGRSIDEFAHPEDARELREAYAAQRTAGPEHIRMEWRFTGIGGSVVWAELTTSCLRDDDGRCRAQLSMIVDVTDRHLLQNQLRRQARHDPLTGLPNRTVLIERVHELMATGPERCIGLCFIDLDGFKMVNDSLGHDVGDRLLVAVTDRLRRVLSPEQLLVRMGGDEFVILVADTAGTADAVAVAETVLAALASPLRVGDHALSIGASIGIVERPVAGGDYADLLRAADITLYRAKAEGKGRWALFEAERGARQVTRHTLSTMLPRALEQDQFVVEYQPIIALGDGAGARMAAGAMVGVEALVRWRHPGLGLLPPDLFIGMAEETGQIVPLGRRVLELACRQARQWQECHPHALFVSVNLAARQTREAGLVEQVRRILDETGLSPDLLQLELTESAFMGTADEPLRVLRGLAEMGVRIAIDDFGTGYSNLAYLRRLPVHTLKLAGPFVEGFHSARDADPGDEEIVQTLVTLAHTLRLTVTAEGVETPMQAERLRAAACDSAQGFLFAPPLTAEEITQRILTRSAGSDRTSSSPTQAARAAWAR; this is encoded by the coding sequence GTGAGGTCCCTGCCCCAGACAGCCCGCCAGCAGGGCGTCGCGCGCTTCGCCCAGGCCTGGGCCCGAGAGATCCTCGGCGCCAGCTATCCGGCGATCGGCCTGATCGACGTCGAGCAGCGGTTACGGGCGTTGAGCGACCGGCTCGTCGACGCCCTGCTCGCCGAACCGTTCACGGCCGACCCTGCGGCCGCGGTCGGGGCTGCCGTCGTCGAGTACACCTTCGGCGCCGCGGACGCGTTGGCCGGAACCATCGAGATCTGTGGCACCAGACTGCTCACCGACCTACGACTCGGGACGGCCGACGGGTACGGCGCCCGGCTGGCGGCGTTGCAGGGCGGGCTGGCCCAGGGATACGCCCATGCGCTGCGGGAGCGGATCCTCGCCGGGCAGGACTCGATCCATCGCGCGGCTCTGCACGCGAGCGATGCCCGCTTCCGGATGATCTTCACCGGCTCCGCGATCGGAATCCTGATCAATGATGGAGGCGGACGGATCATCGACGCCAACGACGCTTTTCTGCGGATGCTCGGAGTCGGCCCGGGTCAGGTGCAGGGCAGGTCAATCGACGAGTTCGCGCATCCCGAGGACGCGAGGGAGCTCCGGGAGGCCTATGCCGCCCAGCGGACCGCCGGACCGGAGCACATCCGGATGGAGTGGCGGTTCACCGGGATCGGCGGGTCGGTGGTGTGGGCCGAGCTGACCACGTCGTGTCTGCGCGACGACGACGGGCGGTGCCGTGCGCAGCTCTCCATGATCGTGGATGTGACTGACCGGCATCTGTTGCAGAACCAGCTGCGCCGCCAGGCGCGGCACGACCCGCTCACCGGCCTGCCGAACCGGACGGTACTCATCGAACGGGTCCACGAACTGATGGCCACGGGACCGGAACGTTGCATCGGGCTGTGCTTCATCGATCTGGACGGATTCAAGATGGTGAACGACAGCCTCGGCCACGACGTCGGCGACCGGTTGCTCGTCGCCGTCACGGACCGGCTGCGTCGGGTGCTGTCCCCGGAGCAGCTCCTGGTCAGGATGGGTGGTGACGAGTTCGTGATCCTTGTCGCCGACACAGCCGGCACGGCGGACGCCGTCGCCGTCGCCGAGACCGTGCTGGCGGCGCTGGCGAGCCCGCTGCGGGTGGGTGACCACGCGCTGTCCATCGGAGCGAGCATCGGCATCGTCGAACGGCCCGTCGCCGGCGGGGACTACGCCGATCTGCTACGGGCCGCCGACATCACGCTCTACCGGGCGAAGGCGGAGGGGAAGGGTCGCTGGGCCCTGTTCGAGGCGGAGCGAGGCGCCCGGCAGGTGACCCGGCACACTCTGTCGACCATGCTGCCCCGCGCCCTCGAACAGGACCAGTTCGTCGTCGAGTACCAGCCGATCATCGCCCTCGGCGACGGTGCGGGTGCCAGGATGGCCGCCGGGGCGATGGTCGGGGTGGAGGCGCTGGTCCGCTGGCGGCATCCTGGCCTCGGTCTGCTGCCCCCCGATCTGTTTATCGGGATGGCGGAGGAGACCGGGCAGATCGTGCCCCTCGGCCGGCGCGTGCTGGAGCTCGCCTGTCGGCAGGCGCGGCAGTGGCAGGAGTGTCATCCGCACGCCCTGTTCGTCAGCGTCAACCTGGCCGCCCGGCAGACCCGCGAGGCCGGCCTGGTGGAACAGGTCCGACGCATTCTCGACGAGACCGGGCTTTCCCCGGACCTGCTCCAGCTGGAACTTACCGAGAGCGCCTTCATGGGCACGGCCGACGAGCCGCTGCGGGTCCTGCGCGGGCTCGCCGAGATGGGCGTGCGGATCGCTATCGACGACTTCGGCACCGGTTATTCCAACCTCGCCTACCTGCGTCGGCTGCCGGTGCACACGCTCAAGCTCGCCGGACCGTTCGTCGAGGGCTTCCACTCGGCGCGGGACGCCGACCCGGGGGATGAGGAGATCGTGCAGACGCTGGTCACGTTGGCCC